A stretch of the Rhinoderma darwinii isolate aRhiDar2 chromosome 3, aRhiDar2.hap1, whole genome shotgun sequence genome encodes the following:
- the MEX3B gene encoding RNA-binding protein MEX3B isoform X1 — protein MPSSLFADMERSGSGGVETLDDQRALQIALDQLSLLGLDNDESSIYDNEPRKKSVNMTECVPVPSSEHVAEIVGRQGCKIKALRAKTNTYIKTPVRGEEPVFVVTGRKEDVAMARREIISAAEHFSMIRASRNKNALNGGSVPGPPNLPGQTTIQVRVPYRVVGLVVGPKGATIKRIQQQTHTYIVTPSRDKEPVFEVTGMPENVDRAREEIEAHIAVRTGGLIELTDENDFHANGTDVGFDLHGTGSLWSKPTQCVNSSTGSRKAFSNYRNDSSSSLGSASTDSYFGGNNGTRQADYSPPSPALSYTNNGNNNNNVNGNGYVYASDSISPDCTELAFDSAFDPAPAPPGTALIWSQFERNGTSSVSQSPPYQNNANGLLSNHRRLNGVGCTDPSRLSPPVHGSSVVPEHPLARRVRSDPGGGLSYSAYTNMGSDSSSSSSSSSSSSSSSSSSSSSSGMRRKGSRDCSICFESEVIAALVPCGHNLFCMECANRICEKNEPQCPVCHAEVTQAIRIFS, from the exons ATGCCCAGCTCGCTCTTTGCAGACATGGAGAGGTCCGGGAGCGGAGGAGTGGAAACTCTGGACGACCAGCGAGCTCTGCAGATCGCTCTCGACCAGCTCTCCCTGCTGGGACTGGACAACGATGAGAGCTCCATCTACGACAATGAGCCCCGGAAGAAGAGCGTTAATATGACCGAGTGTGTCCCGGTACCCAGCTCGGAGCATGTGGCGGAGATCGTGGGGAGACAAG GTTGTAAAATCAAAGCTCTGCGGGCGAAGACCAACACCTACATCAAGACCCCGGTCCGCGGGGAGGAGCCTGTCTTTGTTGTGACTGGGAGAAAGGAAGATGTAGCCATGGCTAGGAGAGAGATCATCTCGGCAGCGGAGCACTTCTCCATGATTCGAGCTTCCCGCAATAAAAATGCTCTAAATGGTGGGTCAGTACCAGGACCTCCAAATCTTCCTGGGCAGACCACAATCCAGGTGCGGGTGCCCTACAGAGTGGTGGGTCTGGTGGTAGGACCTAAAGGGGCTACGATCAAGAGGATTCAGCAGCAGACCCACACGTACATTGTCACCCCGAGCAGGGATAAAGAGCCGGTGTTTGAGGTGACTGGAATGCCGGAGAATGTGGATCGAGCTCGGGAGGAGATTGAGGCTCATATTGCTGTACGCACTGGGGGGCTTATAGAGCTGACCGATGAAAATGACTTTCATGCCAATGGGACTGATGTTGGCTTTGATTTGCATGGCACAGGGAGCTTATGGAGCAAACCTACCCAATGCGTAAACTCCAGCACGGGTTCACGTAAGGCTTTCTCGAATTACCGCAATGACAGCTCCAGCTCTTTGGGCAGTGCTTCCACTGACTCTTACTTTGGGGGCAATAATGGCACTAGGCAGGCAGATTATAGCCCTCCCAGCCCTGCCCTCAGTTATACCAACAATGGCAACAATAACAATAACGTGAATGGCAATGGATATGTGTACGCCAGTGACAGCATTTCGCCTGACTGCACTGAGCTGGCCTTTGACTCAGCATTTGACCCTGCGCCAGCTCCACCTGGCACTGCTCTGATCTGGTCCCAATTTGAACGTAATGGCACCAGCAGTGTCTCTCAATCTCCTCCCTACCAAAACAATGCCAATGGTCTGCTGTCTAACCACCGGCGGCTCAATGGGGTGGGCTGCACTGATCCATCCAGGCTCTCGCCTCCAGTGCATGGAAGCAGCGTGGTCCCTGAGCATCCTTTAGCGCGTCGAGTGCGCAGTGACCCCGGAGGTGGCCTGAGCTACTCCGCCTACACTAACATGGGCTCtgactcctcctcctcttcttcctcatcCTCCAGCAGCTCTTCTTCTTCCAGCTCGTCTTCCTCTTCATCAGGCATGAGGAGGAAAGGCAGCCGCGACTGCTCCATCTGCTTTGAGAGCGAGGTGATCGCAGCCTTGGTACCCTGCGGCCACAACTTGTTCTGCATGGAGTGTGCCAACCGCATCTGCGAGAAGAACGAGCCTCAGTGCCCAGTGTGTCACGCAGAAGTCACTCAGGCCATTCGCATTTTCTCTTAG
- the MEX3B gene encoding RNA-binding protein MEX3B isoform X2 produces the protein MMYWHVMGTCCIVRPPHSGVSCFVLLALQLVHSQLPTFSCALGSCCKIKALRAKTNTYIKTPVRGEEPVFVVTGRKEDVAMARREIISAAEHFSMIRASRNKNALNGGSVPGPPNLPGQTTIQVRVPYRVVGLVVGPKGATIKRIQQQTHTYIVTPSRDKEPVFEVTGMPENVDRAREEIEAHIAVRTGGLIELTDENDFHANGTDVGFDLHGTGSLWSKPTQCVNSSTGSRKAFSNYRNDSSSSLGSASTDSYFGGNNGTRQADYSPPSPALSYTNNGNNNNNVNGNGYVYASDSISPDCTELAFDSAFDPAPAPPGTALIWSQFERNGTSSVSQSPPYQNNANGLLSNHRRLNGVGCTDPSRLSPPVHGSSVVPEHPLARRVRSDPGGGLSYSAYTNMGSDSSSSSSSSSSSSSSSSSSSSSSGMRRKGSRDCSICFESEVIAALVPCGHNLFCMECANRICEKNEPQCPVCHAEVTQAIRIFS, from the exons ATGATGTATTGGCATGTGATGGGGACTTGTTGTATTGTGCGTCCTCCACATAGTGGTGTCTCATGCTTTGTGCTGTTGGCACTGCAGTTGGTTCACTCCCAACTGCCCACCTTTAGCTGTGCCCTTGGTTCAT GTTGTAAAATCAAAGCTCTGCGGGCGAAGACCAACACCTACATCAAGACCCCGGTCCGCGGGGAGGAGCCTGTCTTTGTTGTGACTGGGAGAAAGGAAGATGTAGCCATGGCTAGGAGAGAGATCATCTCGGCAGCGGAGCACTTCTCCATGATTCGAGCTTCCCGCAATAAAAATGCTCTAAATGGTGGGTCAGTACCAGGACCTCCAAATCTTCCTGGGCAGACCACAATCCAGGTGCGGGTGCCCTACAGAGTGGTGGGTCTGGTGGTAGGACCTAAAGGGGCTACGATCAAGAGGATTCAGCAGCAGACCCACACGTACATTGTCACCCCGAGCAGGGATAAAGAGCCGGTGTTTGAGGTGACTGGAATGCCGGAGAATGTGGATCGAGCTCGGGAGGAGATTGAGGCTCATATTGCTGTACGCACTGGGGGGCTTATAGAGCTGACCGATGAAAATGACTTTCATGCCAATGGGACTGATGTTGGCTTTGATTTGCATGGCACAGGGAGCTTATGGAGCAAACCTACCCAATGCGTAAACTCCAGCACGGGTTCACGTAAGGCTTTCTCGAATTACCGCAATGACAGCTCCAGCTCTTTGGGCAGTGCTTCCACTGACTCTTACTTTGGGGGCAATAATGGCACTAGGCAGGCAGATTATAGCCCTCCCAGCCCTGCCCTCAGTTATACCAACAATGGCAACAATAACAATAACGTGAATGGCAATGGATATGTGTACGCCAGTGACAGCATTTCGCCTGACTGCACTGAGCTGGCCTTTGACTCAGCATTTGACCCTGCGCCAGCTCCACCTGGCACTGCTCTGATCTGGTCCCAATTTGAACGTAATGGCACCAGCAGTGTCTCTCAATCTCCTCCCTACCAAAACAATGCCAATGGTCTGCTGTCTAACCACCGGCGGCTCAATGGGGTGGGCTGCACTGATCCATCCAGGCTCTCGCCTCCAGTGCATGGAAGCAGCGTGGTCCCTGAGCATCCTTTAGCGCGTCGAGTGCGCAGTGACCCCGGAGGTGGCCTGAGCTACTCCGCCTACACTAACATGGGCTCtgactcctcctcctcttcttcctcatcCTCCAGCAGCTCTTCTTCTTCCAGCTCGTCTTCCTCTTCATCAGGCATGAGGAGGAAAGGCAGCCGCGACTGCTCCATCTGCTTTGAGAGCGAGGTGATCGCAGCCTTGGTACCCTGCGGCCACAACTTGTTCTGCATGGAGTGTGCCAACCGCATCTGCGAGAAGAACGAGCCTCAGTGCCCAGTGTGTCACGCAGAAGTCACTCAGGCCATTCGCATTTTCTCTTAG